One Lentibacillus cibarius DNA window includes the following coding sequences:
- a CDS encoding DUF6884 domain-containing protein, which produces MKDLSIIPCGRKKIWTNHPEYGAVPAKDAYIGTLHNRCRQYAEYFTDGWVVLSAKHGFLFPDELVDGPYDVTFGQKNADIITIDKLQEQVMAKRLDQFDRLIVLTGKKYNPIIKDVFHSRVPQLFPLQAYTGIGYMLQALKQSVATGIPIH; this is translated from the coding sequence GTGAAAGATTTGAGTATTATTCCGTGTGGGCGCAAGAAAATTTGGACTAACCATCCGGAATATGGTGCGGTGCCAGCTAAAGATGCCTATATTGGCACCTTGCATAACCGTTGCCGGCAATATGCGGAATACTTTACAGATGGATGGGTAGTTCTATCGGCCAAGCATGGGTTTTTGTTTCCGGATGAGCTGGTTGACGGGCCGTATGATGTGACGTTTGGCCAGAAGAATGCTGATATCATTACGATTGACAAACTGCAGGAACAGGTGATGGCGAAACGGCTGGATCAATTCGACAGGCTGATTGTGCTTACCGGTAAAAAATATAACCCTATCATCAAGGACGTTTTTCATAGCCGTGTGCCACAGCTATTTCCGCTTCAGGCCTATACTGGCATCGGTTACATGCTGCAGGCACTGAAGCAATCGGTTGCAACAGGTATACCGATTCATTGA
- the spoVAC gene encoding stage V sporulation protein AC: protein MANNKKKNLPPAAQRYQEFQKNRETKRPLLKNCIKAFLVGGSICLLGQVISTGYVYFFNFTEQTAGNPTVATLIFITMLLTGFGVYDRIGQFAGAGSTVPVTGFGNSVVSAAIEHRSEGFILGVGGNMFKLAGPVIVYGVFSAFVVALIKTILVQWGGF from the coding sequence ATGGCAAATAACAAAAAGAAAAATTTACCGCCAGCGGCACAACGATATCAAGAATTTCAGAAAAACCGGGAGACAAAAAGACCGCTGTTAAAAAACTGCATTAAAGCATTTTTGGTTGGTGGCTCTATTTGTTTGCTCGGTCAGGTCATCTCAACGGGCTATGTCTATTTCTTTAACTTCACCGAACAAACAGCCGGTAATCCAACAGTGGCAACACTCATCTTCATTACGATGCTTTTGACGGGATTTGGTGTATATGATCGTATTGGGCAATTTGCCGGAGCGGGGTCTACTGTACCTGTTACAGGTTTTGGAAATTCCGTTGTCTCGGCGGCAATTGAGCATCGTTCCGAGGGGTTTATTCTAGGTGTTGGCGGTAACATGTTTAAACTGGCCGGACCAGTTATTGTGTATGGCGTGTTTTCAGCATTTGTTGTCGCCCTTATTAAAACAATTCTGGTTCAGTGGGGGGGTTTCTGA
- a CDS encoding DUF1657 domain-containing protein → MTVSSQVKGCFASLKNVEATLETLTAKTTNQETEQVFREVRNAVKIVKNDLEEQVIFLTKEEPQYKS, encoded by the coding sequence ATGACTGTCAGCTCCCAAGTAAAAGGGTGCTTTGCATCACTGAAAAATGTTGAAGCAACACTTGAAACACTTACCGCCAAAACCACGAACCAAGAAACAGAACAAGTTTTCCGGGAGGTTCGGAATGCAGTGAAAATCGTCAAAAATGACCTAGAGGAACAAGTCATTTTCCTAACGAAAGAAGAACCACAATACAAAAGCTAA
- the spoVAD gene encoding stage V sporulation protein AD has translation MLAGHRTWIFENEPVIISTGTVGGPMEADGNIPEAFDILHDDIWMNQSSFEKAQRTMMEEACQAAIKNSVIQKEQVQFFISGDLINQITPSSFAAKTLDLPYFGLFSACATSMEGLALAAFLINGNGADYILSGTASHNAATEKQFRYPTEYGGQKPPTAQWTVTGAGCGLVAKAGVGPKVTSATIGKVVDMGVKDPFNMGGAMAPAAVDTIEAHLRERNVDASFYDLIITGDLGQVGREVSLDMLQKKHIEVTEENYKDCGLTIYREDQPVFSGASGTASSAVGAYGHFIQLLKKKELNRILVVATGALHSPLSVQQKDSIPCIAHAVSIEAGSDVL, from the coding sequence ATGTTAGCTGGGCACCGTACGTGGATTTTTGAAAACGAACCTGTCATCATTTCTACTGGAACTGTTGGCGGACCAATGGAAGCTGATGGAAACATACCTGAAGCATTTGACATCTTGCACGATGATATATGGATGAACCAATCTTCATTCGAGAAAGCACAGCGGACAATGATGGAGGAGGCGTGTCAGGCAGCCATTAAAAACAGTGTTATTCAAAAAGAGCAAGTACAATTTTTCATCAGTGGTGATTTAATTAACCAAATAACACCGAGCAGTTTTGCTGCTAAAACACTGGATCTTCCTTACTTCGGTTTATTCAGTGCGTGTGCTACATCCATGGAAGGTCTCGCGCTCGCTGCATTTCTAATTAATGGAAATGGGGCAGATTATATTTTAAGTGGAACTGCAAGTCACAATGCTGCAACCGAGAAACAGTTCAGATATCCAACCGAATATGGCGGACAAAAACCACCTACCGCACAATGGACGGTAACTGGAGCCGGATGTGGACTTGTCGCAAAAGCAGGCGTGGGACCAAAAGTTACCTCCGCAACGATTGGCAAGGTCGTCGACATGGGCGTAAAAGATCCATTTAATATGGGTGGGGCAATGGCGCCTGCTGCTGTTGATACCATTGAAGCACATTTACGAGAGCGTAATGTTGATGCGTCATTCTATGATTTAATCATAACTGGCGACCTTGGACAGGTTGGTCGGGAAGTTTCCTTAGATATGCTGCAAAAGAAGCATATTGAAGTTACAGAAGAGAACTACAAAGATTGTGGGCTGACAATTTACCGGGAGGATCAGCCTGTTTTTTCAGGTGCAAGCGGAACAGCCAGCTCAGCGGTCGGCGCTTATGGTCATTTTATACAACTTCTTAAGAAAAAGGAGCTAAACCGCATTCTTGTAGTTGCAACAGGGGCGCTGCATTCACCGCTGAGTGTGCAGCAAAAGGATTCCATTCCTTGTATCGCACACGCTGTATCAATTGAAGCAGGAAGTGATGTATTATGA
- a CDS encoding carbon starvation protein A, with protein sequence MSGILAAVIGLVVFALGYRYYSKLVAEKIFRLDPNYVTPAHKYEDGVDFVPTNKFVLWGHHFTSVAGAAPILGPAIAVYWGWLPALLWVVLGTVFAAGVHDFGTLVLSVRNKGQSIGTLADKLIGQRAKMLFLFIILILVLMVNAVFAWVIANLFVSYPASVLPVFIQIPLAIWIGHAVYKRKTKMLGPSLAALAVMYLFAIISSKWGLLQIDLVQYMGGEGSTGLFGMGAVNSAFLIWIVILMAYVYIASTIPVWKLLQPRDFINSHQLIVGLLILYLGLLFTNPEITAPITNPSADTSWFPLLFITVACGAISGFHGLVSSGTSSKQLNRETDARFVGYFGAVGEGSLALISILAVVTFFGSTDEFLATYSSFQAANGSGLNVFVEGASALATGLMIPPEVAGTIVSVIIVSFAATTLDTAVRMMRYIISELGMEYNVPALSKKHVATSLAVISSTVLVLLPEGSKGFGSGGYLLWPLFGTSNQLLAGISLLLLSIWLKKRGSNYLITLIPMVFLMFMTLWAMFQKVIFEWSWFGSDPKMLLFVLGAIIFVFAVWIVLTAFSALTRSMKTSDDLDKTAK encoded by the coding sequence ATGAGTGGTATTTTGGCAGCAGTGATCGGGCTGGTGGTTTTTGCGCTTGGTTATCGGTATTATTCAAAGTTAGTTGCGGAGAAAATTTTTCGGCTCGATCCTAACTATGTCACACCAGCACACAAGTATGAGGATGGGGTCGACTTTGTACCGACAAACAAATTTGTTCTATGGGGGCATCATTTCACATCTGTTGCAGGTGCGGCACCGATTCTTGGACCGGCCATTGCTGTTTATTGGGGCTGGTTGCCGGCATTGTTGTGGGTTGTCTTGGGAACTGTTTTTGCTGCGGGTGTTCATGACTTTGGTACGCTCGTTCTGTCCGTCCGCAATAAAGGACAATCTATTGGTACATTGGCGGATAAATTAATCGGTCAGCGGGCAAAGATGTTGTTTTTATTTATTATTCTCATTCTTGTGCTAATGGTGAACGCTGTATTTGCGTGGGTAATTGCTAATCTATTTGTTTCTTATCCGGCTAGTGTTCTTCCGGTGTTTATCCAGATTCCGCTGGCAATTTGGATTGGTCATGCTGTTTATAAACGGAAGACAAAGATGCTTGGTCCGTCACTTGCGGCACTCGCTGTGATGTATCTGTTCGCTATTATTTCCAGTAAATGGGGACTTTTGCAGATTGATTTGGTTCAGTATATGGGCGGAGAAGGAAGTACCGGCCTATTCGGTATGGGGGCTGTCAATTCCGCGTTTCTTATCTGGATTGTCATTTTGATGGCTTACGTCTATATTGCGTCTACTATCCCGGTCTGGAAGCTGTTGCAGCCGCGTGATTTCATTAATTCACATCAGCTTATCGTCGGACTTCTTATCTTATATCTAGGTCTGTTATTCACGAACCCGGAAATTACAGCACCTATTACTAATCCTAGTGCAGATACATCTTGGTTCCCACTGTTATTCATTACCGTGGCTTGCGGTGCGATATCCGGTTTTCACGGGCTAGTCTCAAGCGGAACATCGTCAAAGCAGCTTAATCGGGAAACCGATGCCCGCTTTGTCGGTTACTTTGGAGCGGTCGGTGAAGGGTCGCTTGCATTGATATCCATCTTGGCGGTTGTAACGTTTTTTGGCAGCACGGATGAGTTTTTGGCAACTTACAGCAGTTTTCAAGCGGCGAACGGTTCCGGGTTGAATGTTTTTGTCGAAGGAGCTAGTGCACTTGCTACTGGGTTGATGATTCCGCCTGAGGTCGCTGGAACCATTGTATCGGTCATTATTGTCAGCTTTGCCGCAACAACACTGGATACAGCGGTTCGTATGATGCGCTATATCATTTCTGAACTTGGGATGGAATATAACGTTCCAGCGCTTTCCAAAAAGCATGTAGCCACATCACTAGCAGTCATCTCCAGTACTGTGCTGGTGCTGCTTCCTGAAGGATCGAAAGGGTTCGGATCCGGCGGTTACTTGCTCTGGCCGCTGTTCGGAACCTCCAATCAGCTGCTTGCAGGCATCAGTTTACTGCTTCTGTCCATCTGGTTGAAAAAACGAGGCAGTAATTATCTGATTACGTTAATTCCAATGGTCTTTTTGATGTTCATGACTTTGTGGGCCATGTTCCAGAAAGTCATATTCGAGTGGTCATGGTTTGGCAGTGATCCGAAAATGCTTTTATTCGTTCTCGGGGCAATTATCTTTGTGTTTGCCGTCTGGATTGTATTGACAGCATTTAGCGCATTAACACGGAGCATGAAAACATCAGATGATTTGGATAAAACTGCGAAGTAA
- a CDS encoding DUF421 domain-containing protein, producing MPGWIEIIIRSVVFLIALFALSKGLGKKKLSHLTTFQYMLTIVIGGIVALSVVNPAAPVAYGLIALAIWFLIPFAAEFIALKSKRFRDVAKGKGTVLIQNGKIMEDNLKKERITTDDLLGQLRNNNVFTAADVEFAVMEANGDVNVLPKKENQPVTPKMLGTKVSPAKEPQTVIMDGKMLLEPLANASLNTKWLETELEKMNVSIENVFLGQVDSDGQLTVDLFDDKLTVPSPTEKPLLLATMKKCQADLEMFALETENEEAKALYQKNSERLQQAIDKLTPYVN from the coding sequence ATGCCAGGATGGATTGAAATTATCATCCGATCGGTTGTTTTTCTCATTGCTTTATTCGCGCTAAGTAAAGGGCTTGGCAAAAAAAAGCTATCACACCTTACTACCTTTCAATATATGCTGACGATTGTGATTGGTGGTATCGTCGCCCTAAGTGTGGTTAATCCGGCAGCACCCGTTGCCTATGGGTTAATAGCACTAGCTATATGGTTCCTCATACCTTTTGCTGCTGAATTTATTGCACTTAAAAGCAAACGATTTCGCGACGTGGCAAAGGGAAAAGGAACCGTGCTGATTCAAAATGGTAAAATTATGGAAGATAACTTAAAAAAAGAACGCATCACCACTGATGATTTACTCGGGCAACTGCGCAATAATAACGTCTTTACGGCTGCTGATGTAGAATTTGCGGTTATGGAAGCAAATGGGGATGTCAACGTACTTCCTAAAAAGGAAAATCAGCCTGTCACGCCAAAAATGCTTGGTACAAAGGTATCCCCGGCCAAAGAACCGCAAACCGTGATCATGGACGGGAAAATGCTGCTTGAACCGCTAGCAAACGCCTCACTGAATACAAAATGGCTGGAAACGGAACTGGAGAAGATGAATGTCAGTATTGAAAATGTTTTCCTCGGCCAAGTTGACAGTGATGGACAGCTGACAGTAGACTTGTTCGATGACAAACTTACCGTACCAAGTCCAACAGAAAAACCACTTCTTCTCGCCACCATGAAAAAATGCCAGGCTGACCTCGAAATGTTTGCGCTGGAAACAGAAAACGAGGAAGCCAAGGCATTGTATCAAAAAAATAGTGAACGACTCCAGCAGGCAATAGATAAATTAACACCATATGTGAACTAA
- a CDS encoding zinc-binding dehydrogenase, with translation MKSFVHENGELKHKEMDKPFADHGQVTIKLKAAGLNRRDCAIPGRRGDKAEALILGSDGAGVIASVGGGVTDFSVGDEVIINPALGWYDNSDAPPEQFEILGMPDHGTFAEYIALSAEHVEKKPDYLSWDEAGVLALSGLTGYRALFTRGKLHPNETVFIPGAGSGVATFLIQFAKKAGARVIVSSRSDEKRRQAEKLGADRAIDTNSSWPEKLKDETIDLVIDSVGRATFNRSLEVLKKGGRFVTFGATTEDTIELNLRAFFYGQYKLIGSTMGSREELRAMLSYVEKQQIHPVVDRTFPFSETGEAMNYLQDTKQFGKIALKISE, from the coding sequence ATGAAATCATTTGTACATGAGAATGGGGAATTGAAACATAAGGAGATGGACAAGCCGTTTGCTGATCACGGGCAAGTCACTATCAAGCTGAAAGCGGCCGGATTGAATCGGCGGGATTGTGCTATCCCTGGTCGCAGAGGAGACAAGGCGGAGGCACTGATTCTTGGTTCGGATGGAGCGGGGGTCATTGCATCCGTCGGGGGAGGCGTAACTGATTTTTCCGTCGGTGACGAAGTAATTATCAATCCGGCGCTTGGTTGGTATGACAACAGTGATGCACCACCGGAACAATTTGAGATTTTGGGGATGCCTGATCATGGCACATTCGCTGAGTATATTGCGCTGTCTGCTGAGCACGTGGAAAAAAAACCTGACTATTTGTCGTGGGATGAAGCGGGTGTGCTAGCATTATCAGGTCTGACCGGTTACCGAGCACTGTTTACAAGAGGGAAATTACACCCTAACGAAACGGTGTTTATACCAGGGGCTGGCAGCGGTGTAGCTACGTTTCTTATTCAGTTTGCCAAGAAAGCAGGTGCGCGTGTGATTGTCAGCTCCCGTAGCGATGAAAAACGCAGACAGGCTGAAAAGCTTGGTGCAGATCGTGCCATTGATACAAACAGTAGCTGGCCGGAAAAACTTAAAGACGAAACGATTGATCTTGTCATCGATAGTGTTGGCAGGGCTACGTTCAACCGGTCACTCGAAGTATTAAAAAAAGGTGGCCGTTTCGTCACTTTTGGTGCTACTACGGAAGACACGATTGAACTGAACTTGCGCGCCTTTTTCTACGGACAATACAAATTGATAGGATCAACGATGGGAAGCAGGGAGGAGCTCCGCGCGATGTTATCGTATGTAGAAAAACAGCAAATTCATCCAGTAGTGGACCGGACATTTCCATTCAGCGAAACCGGTGAAGCGATGAATTATCTTCAAGATACGAAACAGTTTGGCAAAATTGCATTAAAAATCAGTGAATAA
- a CDS encoding DUF1641 domain-containing protein — translation MEEVATAVSENKEAILKGIDLLESLNQSETLDMLTALVKHREDALANVMRELNKPEYAAPVENITKLFQIAGKLDVDETRYVADRMNHAVKEAAASEATGKTSYMDLLKALKDPEINRSITMMLQFLRGMGKA, via the coding sequence TTGGAAGAAGTAGCAACGGCGGTCAGCGAAAATAAGGAAGCTATCCTGAAGGGGATCGATTTACTGGAATCTTTAAACCAAAGCGAAACACTTGATATGTTGACTGCGCTCGTTAAACATCGGGAAGACGCACTGGCGAATGTCATGCGCGAGCTGAATAAGCCGGAATATGCCGCACCAGTGGAAAATATAACTAAACTCTTTCAAATAGCGGGAAAACTGGACGTGGATGAAACGCGATATGTTGCCGATCGGATGAACCACGCGGTCAAGGAAGCTGCCGCATCGGAGGCTACCGGTAAAACGTCGTATATGGATCTATTGAAAGCATTGAAAGATCCGGAAATTAACCGAAGTATCACCATGATGCTGCAGTTTTTGCGCGGGATGGGGAAAGCGTAA
- the spoVAE gene encoding stage V sporulation protein AE, with translation MIFFWAFVVGGIFCVIGQIMFDVFKLNPGVALTIFVVSGAILDGLGLYEPLINFAGAGATVPITNFGNQLVHGAVQEAEEHGIIGVVTGIFEVTSAGISAAIIFGVIGALLFKPKG, from the coding sequence ATGATATTTTTCTGGGCATTTGTTGTCGGTGGCATCTTTTGTGTCATCGGACAAATTATGTTTGATGTATTCAAACTTAATCCGGGAGTGGCTTTAACTATTTTTGTTGTTTCCGGTGCTATATTGGACGGACTCGGATTATACGAACCACTGATTAATTTCGCCGGCGCAGGTGCTACGGTTCCTATCACAAATTTCGGTAATCAGCTCGTTCATGGAGCCGTGCAAGAAGCGGAGGAGCACGGGATTATCGGTGTCGTAACAGGCATATTTGAAGTGACCAGTGCCGGTATTTCGGCAGCAATTATCTTCGGTGTTATTGGAGCTCTTCTCTTCAAACCTAAAGGATAG
- a CDS encoding YwpF-like family protein: MKTFQLCSMKIIDNDHRDMLQQDIPLLDGLIINREDEQNQWVVEAYLDQSYREFFQNLRQKQEVLLQVKITKESNRPATFITSIIGINEIGKQMNVLFRGTIVDQQKEMIEERLRALIKQGYQGQSLLKKFKEKV; the protein is encoded by the coding sequence GTGAAGACATTCCAACTTTGTTCAATGAAAATCATTGATAACGATCATAGAGATATGCTGCAACAGGATATCCCCCTGCTCGACGGTCTGATTATTAACCGTGAAGATGAACAGAACCAATGGGTGGTTGAGGCATATTTAGACCAGTCGTATCGTGAGTTTTTCCAGAATTTACGTCAAAAACAAGAAGTACTGCTGCAGGTGAAAATAACGAAAGAAAGTAATCGCCCGGCTACTTTTATCACATCCATCATCGGTATAAATGAAATAGGTAAACAAATGAATGTCCTTTTTAGGGGGACCATTGTTGATCAGCAAAAAGAAATGATTGAAGAAAGATTGAGAGCGCTGATTAAGCAAGGATATCAGGGCCAGTCTTTGTTGAAGAAATTTAAAGAAAAGGTTTGA
- a CDS encoding YhcN/YlaJ family sporulation lipoprotein, translating into MKSFRFILILAIIYFLIGCTTQDDTSQTKDGTNFQKIAATDTVSQHIANQAKEKLKKREAITKINAINTDKKLLIAFEIKHHKRFQLDSIRKKINKQMEKAFPDHKVQVSTDKRIVLDLQKLEKKIANGKLTKKQLRKKAKQEIKLMKDKT; encoded by the coding sequence ATGAAATCATTTCGGTTCATATTGATACTCGCCATCATTTACTTTCTGATAGGCTGTACAACGCAAGACGATACATCACAAACAAAAGACGGAACAAATTTCCAAAAAATAGCGGCAACCGATACCGTTAGCCAACATATTGCCAACCAAGCTAAGGAAAAGCTTAAAAAACGGGAAGCTATCACAAAGATTAATGCCATTAATACGGATAAAAAGCTTCTCATCGCGTTTGAAATCAAACACCATAAACGATTTCAGCTGGATTCCATTAGAAAAAAAATAAATAAACAAATGGAAAAAGCTTTTCCCGACCACAAGGTACAAGTATCCACAGACAAACGGATCGTCCTTGACCTTCAGAAGCTTGAAAAGAAAATAGCCAACGGAAAATTGACGAAAAAACAATTGCGGAAAAAAGCTAAACAAGAGATTAAACTAATGAAAGATAAAACATAA
- a CDS encoding cory-CC-star protein produces the protein MFEQLKKLAAFYEEVLTMPHRQEIARELRDQDDLFLLLLYSEMLGIPNPVYYYTLELYPYMIEEFHDWHLRMGMAKSPLTGIRCC, from the coding sequence ATGTTTGAACAATTAAAGAAGCTGGCGGCTTTCTATGAAGAAGTGCTAACCATGCCGCATCGTCAGGAAATAGCCAGGGAATTGAGAGACCAGGATGATTTGTTTTTACTTCTTTTGTACTCGGAAATGCTGGGTATCCCTAATCCGGTTTATTACTATACGCTGGAGTTGTATCCGTACATGATTGAGGAATTTCACGACTGGCATTTGCGGATGGGGATGGCCAAATCACCGCTGACAGGTATCCGCTGTTGTTGA
- the glp gene encoding gephyrin-like molybdotransferase Glp, with translation MVEMRKPIQVKEAVARVWEQRQEGNTTYVPLIESDNRRLAEDIIAAHPVPTFSKSPYDGFAIRSEDTLHAGRNNPISLKVVEHIGAGQVPQKQLHAGEATRIMTGAQIPAGADCIAMFEICQTYEDDHKQSYMSIKRKMESGQNIIEEGSEVAKGDLLVPKGTLINPGVKAVLATFGYSQVKVAKKPVVGIIATGTELLDVDEALQPGKIRNSNAYMIASQVVRAGADYHYFGKLKDELEESYQTIAKALDQVDILITTGGVSVGDFDLMPDIYERLGAEVLFNKLAMRPGSVTTAAVAGDKILYGLSGNPSACYVGFELYVRPILQHKLANQKPFLKRIKAKLANDFPKPNPFTRFVRSYITYDNGLVYAKPAGIDKSNVVTSLAHTDALTVLPGGTRGFKAGDEVDVLLLDDQEGQCEF, from the coding sequence ATGGTAGAAATGCGGAAACCAATACAAGTTAAAGAAGCTGTTGCCCGTGTTTGGGAACAGCGGCAAGAAGGGAACACAACATATGTCCCGCTTATCGAGAGTGACAATAGAAGACTTGCTGAAGATATAATAGCCGCGCATCCCGTTCCGACATTTTCCAAGTCACCTTATGACGGGTTTGCCATTCGTTCAGAGGATACACTGCACGCTGGTCGGAATAATCCAATATCATTGAAGGTTGTCGAACATATCGGCGCTGGTCAGGTTCCACAAAAACAGCTTCATGCTGGCGAGGCAACACGGATCATGACTGGTGCGCAAATCCCTGCTGGGGCAGACTGCATTGCAATGTTTGAAATTTGCCAGACTTACGAAGATGACCATAAGCAATCATATATGTCTATTAAACGTAAAATGGAATCGGGTCAAAATATTATTGAGGAAGGATCCGAAGTGGCAAAGGGCGATTTGCTTGTCCCAAAAGGAACGCTAATTAACCCCGGTGTAAAAGCAGTGCTGGCTACATTTGGATACAGTCAAGTAAAAGTAGCCAAAAAACCAGTCGTCGGAATCATTGCTACTGGTACGGAACTGCTAGATGTAGATGAGGCATTGCAGCCTGGTAAAATACGCAATTCCAATGCTTATATGATTGCCTCGCAAGTAGTCCGAGCAGGTGCTGACTATCATTATTTCGGAAAGCTCAAGGATGAATTAGAGGAAAGCTACCAAACGATTGCGAAAGCCTTGGATCAAGTTGACATTCTGATTACTACCGGTGGGGTGTCTGTCGGCGATTTTGATTTGATGCCGGATATCTATGAAAGACTCGGTGCTGAAGTGCTGTTTAATAAATTAGCAATGCGCCCCGGAAGTGTAACTACGGCAGCTGTCGCCGGGGATAAGATATTATATGGTTTATCCGGAAATCCCTCTGCATGCTATGTCGGTTTTGAATTATATGTACGGCCAATTTTACAGCATAAACTGGCTAATCAGAAACCATTTTTAAAACGGATAAAGGCGAAACTGGCTAACGACTTTCCGAAGCCGAACCCATTTACACGATTTGTGCGCAGTTATATAACTTATGATAATGGCCTTGTTTATGCAAAGCCAGCTGGTATAGATAAATCCAATGTGGTAACGTCTTTGGCGCATACGGATGCTTTAACGGTGCTGCCTGGAGGAACTCGCGGCTTTAAAGCGGGTGATGAAGTGGACGTATTACTGCTGGATGATCAAGAAGGCCAATGTGAATTTTAG
- the thiT gene encoding energy-coupled thiamine transporter ThiT, whose protein sequence is MGSKRTLFMIEVAIFTALALMLDIIPFLSIKLWAQGGSISLAMIPIFIVAFRWGLKGGLLSGFLWGMLQVALGTAYVLHPLQGFIDYALAFTVIGFAGIFAKRIQEAVQDGNTKTYLTYITSGVFLGSMLRFAAHYVAGVVFFKSAVDGQSVWLYSLLYNISYIIPSLIISAFVVFFLFHKQPKTLVLAA, encoded by the coding sequence ATGGGTTCGAAACGTACATTGTTTATGATTGAGGTGGCTATTTTCACAGCACTGGCACTAATGCTTGACATCATTCCGTTTTTATCGATTAAGCTCTGGGCACAAGGTGGTTCTATTTCATTGGCGATGATACCCATATTTATTGTTGCCTTTCGCTGGGGGCTAAAGGGCGGTTTACTTTCCGGTTTTTTATGGGGAATGCTGCAAGTTGCGTTGGGAACGGCTTATGTGCTGCATCCGCTTCAAGGTTTCATCGACTATGCTTTAGCCTTTACTGTCATCGGTTTTGCCGGTATTTTTGCAAAACGGATTCAGGAAGCTGTTCAAGACGGAAATACGAAGACATACCTGACCTATATTACATCCGGGGTGTTTTTAGGAAGTATGCTGCGGTTTGCAGCCCATTACGTGGCAGGTGTTGTGTTCTTTAAATCAGCCGTGGACGGTCAATCGGTATGGTTGTATTCTTTATTATACAATATATCTTATATTATCCCATCACTGATTATTAGTGCCTTTGTGGTCTTTTTCTTATTCCACAAACAGCCTAAAACATTAGTACTTGCTGCATAG
- a CDS encoding ArsA family ATPase encodes MKVLEKKIIFAGGKGGTGKSTSAAAIAWRSALEGFHTLLISTDPAHNVGDIFQRPIGGSYTTLSNNLTAIEIDPQKETEAYIKEVKSNISNVVHSGMTEEVHPQLDTAKASPGADEAALFDKLISIILEESQNYDKLVFDTAPTGHTIRLLSLPELMGVWIEGMLKKRRKTNENYSQLLHDGEPVEDPIYDVLKKRQERFSKAREILLDDSVTGFVFIVNPERLSIVETEKAIELLADYHLHVKTLVVNKVLPQDADGEFLQKRKAYEQKYLDLINETFPHQEKIYVPLFPHDITRKQHLTEFSNYYEEG; translated from the coding sequence ATGAAAGTATTAGAGAAAAAAATCATATTTGCAGGTGGCAAAGGTGGAACCGGGAAATCTACTTCAGCTGCGGCAATTGCATGGAGATCAGCGCTGGAAGGATTTCATACATTGCTTATTTCCACTGACCCGGCCCACAATGTAGGGGATATATTTCAGCGGCCGATTGGCGGTAGTTACACCACACTATCCAATAACCTTACTGCCATTGAAATCGATCCGCAAAAAGAAACGGAAGCTTATATCAAAGAGGTTAAATCAAATATCAGCAATGTCGTGCATTCCGGGATGACCGAAGAAGTACATCCTCAGCTGGATACAGCAAAAGCATCACCGGGAGCAGATGAAGCGGCGTTATTTGATAAATTAATATCAATTATTTTAGAAGAAAGCCAAAACTATGATAAGCTAGTATTTGACACGGCACCGACAGGGCATACAATCCGATTGCTGTCACTGCCGGAACTGATGGGCGTCTGGATTGAGGGGATGCTGAAGAAACGCCGGAAAACGAATGAAAATTACAGCCAGCTACTGCATGATGGCGAGCCCGTCGAGGATCCGATTTATGATGTGTTAAAGAAACGGCAGGAACGCTTTTCTAAGGCACGGGAAATACTTCTTGACGACAGTGTGACCGGTTTTGTATTTATCGTTAACCCGGAACGGCTGTCGATTGTGGAAACCGAAAAGGCAATTGAACTACTGGCAGATTATCATTTGCATGTGAAAACGCTGGTTGTCAATAAGGTACTACCTCAAGACGCTGATGGTGAATTTTTGCAAAAGCGGAAAGCGTATGAACAAAAGTATTTAGATCTTATCAATGAAACATTTCCTCATCAAGAGAAGATTTACGTGCCACTTTTTCCACATGACATTACCAGAAAGCAGCATCTCACTGAATTCAGTAACTATTACGAGGAGGGGTAA